The Chryseobacterium aureum genome contains a region encoding:
- a CDS encoding choice-of-anchor L domain-containing protein produces MLIYRLKNYFFLFSFLLISVSAFSQKGPVRKSEKIKPSAAALRAGAFIDVNVPPYTPSNYTPEQLVKNILINGGTNCTTANVTNVTVSPNHDVTNSNRFWGYFHKGTTNFPFTDGIVLTTGYASEAGNNYVAAVGQSVGTGSDADLVTATGATVSLTDAVALEFDFVPNSNQVKFNYIFVSDEYTSNYPCTGYSDAFALLLKKVGDPTYTNLAILPGGAGPVSATNIVPAGNGFSCGPINASYFGALANPHLVINYFGRTTPLTAVADVIPGQTYHFKMVLADAKDPSHDSAVFLEGGSFDVGIKIVDEAGVVLPGNINMCDNTPKQLKAQVAAVPGMTYQWYKDGVAIPGATNAVYIANQPGVYTVKVMVPGNQCPGEATITIIGGTSPTVQNAELKLCTTPTLTTFNLETAKPLISTTTGAVFRFYANQADAQAQNNSYITNLTSYTGTDGQILYVLVSNGAFCSKIATLTLRKEATPTALVTAPRLKICAGESVLLTATGGVTYQWSDTASTTGGIRTVSPTQTTTYTVYAIGAQGCKSLQPARITIEVVPAIVSNLKGGHICQGDKIILDAGSGPNYTYQWSSGETSQSITVGTPGEYTVMISNGVCSKEFKTQVIKAVIPEVIKVDYNDNGTMIVTASNPSNGILEYSVDNGVTWQASNVFNNVPKNKVIAIRVRVKYTSCVGFLEFFTFVMKNVITPNGDNVNDIIDFSGVVNYKDFSGKVFDRYGREVFKAEKIRPYWDGYFQGKKLPTSTYWYQVTFEDPASKEITVKTGWILLKNIE; encoded by the coding sequence ATGTTAATCTATAGACTAAAAAACTATTTTTTCCTTTTTTCTTTTTTATTGATTTCTGTTTCTGCATTTTCTCAAAAGGGACCAGTCAGAAAATCAGAAAAGATAAAGCCTTCTGCGGCGGCTCTCAGGGCTGGTGCATTTATAGATGTGAATGTACCGCCTTATACACCGTCCAACTATACTCCAGAGCAGTTGGTGAAGAATATTTTGATTAACGGCGGAACCAATTGTACAACAGCCAATGTAACCAATGTTACCGTATCTCCCAATCATGATGTGACAAACAGCAACAGATTTTGGGGATATTTTCATAAAGGGACCACCAACTTTCCCTTTACAGATGGTATCGTTCTGACAACAGGATATGCTTCAGAAGCAGGTAATAACTATGTAGCTGCAGTAGGGCAGTCAGTAGGAACGGGCAGTGATGCTGATCTTGTAACAGCTACCGGAGCTACCGTGAGTTTAACAGATGCTGTGGCACTTGAATTTGATTTCGTCCCGAATTCTAATCAGGTAAAATTTAATTACATATTCGTTTCAGATGAATATACTTCCAATTATCCCTGTACAGGCTATTCTGACGCATTTGCACTTCTGTTAAAGAAAGTGGGAGATCCTACCTATACAAACCTTGCGATATTGCCCGGTGGTGCAGGACCTGTGAGTGCAACCAATATTGTCCCTGCAGGAAACGGATTCAGCTGTGGACCTATCAATGCAAGTTATTTCGGGGCGCTGGCCAATCCGCACCTTGTTATTAATTATTTTGGGAGAACAACACCATTAACTGCTGTAGCCGATGTCATTCCGGGGCAGACCTATCATTTTAAAATGGTATTGGCAGACGCAAAAGACCCTTCCCACGATTCTGCAGTATTCTTAGAAGGTGGATCATTTGATGTTGGAATTAAAATTGTAGATGAGGCAGGAGTCGTTTTACCAGGCAACATCAATATGTGCGACAATACCCCGAAACAGTTGAAAGCTCAGGTAGCAGCGGTTCCGGGAATGACTTACCAATGGTATAAAGACGGAGTGGCTATTCCGGGAGCAACCAATGCTGTTTATATTGCTAACCAGCCGGGAGTGTATACCGTAAAAGTGATGGTGCCCGGGAACCAGTGTCCCGGCGAAGCAACAATTACGATTATAGGAGGCACAAGTCCCACAGTACAGAATGCTGAGCTTAAGCTTTGTACAACCCCTACGCTCACTACATTTAATCTTGAAACCGCAAAACCTCTCATCAGTACAACCACGGGAGCTGTATTCCGTTTCTATGCCAATCAGGCTGATGCACAGGCTCAGAATAACAGTTATATTACCAACCTTACCAGTTACACCGGAACAGATGGACAGATCCTATATGTACTGGTTTCTAATGGGGCCTTTTGTAGTAAAATAGCCACCTTAACGTTAAGAAAAGAAGCAACGCCTACAGCTTTAGTAACAGCTCCAAGATTAAAAATCTGTGCCGGAGAATCTGTATTGCTTACCGCTACAGGCGGCGTAACCTATCAATGGAGTGATACTGCAAGTACTACAGGAGGAATAAGAACCGTAAGCCCTACCCAGACCACTACCTATACGGTATATGCTATCGGAGCACAGGGGTGTAAATCTTTACAGCCTGCCCGTATTACAATTGAAGTAGTACCGGCTATTGTTTCCAACTTAAAAGGGGGGCATATCTGTCAGGGAGATAAAATTATCCTGGATGCAGGTTCAGGTCCTAATTATACTTACCAGTGGAGCAGCGGCGAAACCAGCCAGAGCATCACGGTAGGAACTCCGGGGGAATATACCGTAATGATCAGCAATGGAGTCTGTTCTAAAGAGTTCAAAACACAGGTGATCAAAGCTGTAATTCCTGAAGTCATAAAAGTAGATTACAATGATAACGGTACAATGATTGTTACTGCAAGCAATCCAAGTAACGGTATCCTGGAATATTCGGTAGATAATGGGGTGACATGGCAGGCTTCCAATGTATTTAACAACGTCCCTAAAAATAAAGTAATTGCGATCAGAGTGAGGGTAAAATACACAAGCTGTGTAGGCTTCCTTGAATTCTTTACCTTTGTCATGAAAAACGTTATTACGCCAAACGGAGATAACGTTAATGATATTATCGATTTCAGCGGAGTGGTTAATTATAAAGACTTCAGTGGAAAGGTTTTTGACCGTTACGGAAGAGAAGTGTTCAAAGCAGAGAAGATAAGACCTTATTGGGATGGATATTTCCAGGGTAAAAAACTTCCTACCTCCACCTACTGGTACCAGGTAACCTTCGAAGATCCTGCCAGCAAAGAAATTACGGTAAAAACCGGATGGATATTGCTTAAAAATATAGAATAA
- a CDS encoding choice-of-anchor L domain-containing protein, translating to MLNRRRGNLFLAIFLAFIGNFVLAQKQKRVEIAAKPGAASLRAGVFIDVNAPSYPESGYPITQLIKDVLISGGTCTNSSVSNVTVSPNLPASNQNRSWGYFNKSNTNFPFSKGIILSTGYAAKAGNTFQGTLSDDLGTGGDTDLASALGIGNNSLTNATSIEFDFVAASTEITFRYLFASKEYQQNFPCTITDGFALLLKKATDPSYTNLAVLPGGAGPVSVTNIHPQYQNCGPKNEAYYGGTNTAQIETNFNGRTIPLTAKATVIPGETYHFKIVLADYQDPNFDSAVFLEAGSFDIGVKILDPAGVQLPPSVNMCDNTPQTFTASVQGPNITYQWYLGTNPIAGATNASYTATQPGVYTVKVFIQGNSCPGEATITVVGGTSPTVQNATLTACYAAGNATFNLTSAQASISTTPGAVFSYYTTLADANAGNGNTIPNPTAYQSAGGTVYVRVANGFCAKVAELQLVKAPQMIPTIAPPIVLTCANSQTTLDATASVYPAGATFNWTTTGGNIVSGGTTLNPVINAAGTYTLTITKVYQPGNVTCTAVGTVTVTGNSAPPVTGLTASKIKICKGDSTTLTASGGATYNWGNGLTGNGNTQVVSPTVTTTYTVTAVGANGCVSQNPATITIEVSEPFTAQNAILHKCYQPGLAFNLTEAQPQITATTGVTFTYYVNQADANAANGNFIVNPTAYTPPANQTIYVLVSNGGCSYVVSLQLLKTAETTLTIAAPQTITCTTPQITINASASVVPAGSTIAWTTTGGTIVSGGNTLTPVVSAGGTYTLTVTNVSQPGNLSCTYTSTVTVQEDKVQPVAAVVSSQPRICVGESVTLTASGGVTYNWGNGLTGNGNTQVVSPTVTTTYTVFAVGANGCISATAASITVQVGPPIAGLTASKFKICEGESVTLTASGGITYNWIGLTGNGNTQVVTPTTTTEYSVYALGGNGCSSVNPAKVKIEIVPAIVSTLKDVFVCAGDKGTLDAGSGLNYTYLWSTGATTQTITTNIPGTYSVTISNGVCSKTFSAQLINPDLPQFTNVVYDNHILTLTASNPTGGVLEYSIDGGLTWQPSNVFSGILNNTMYTLMVRVKGAKCGTSLDYFTFIISNAITPNMDGVNDTIDFSGISGYKDFAASIFDRYGAEVFKASKGNVIWTGSLKGINLPTATYWYRVQWENPASKKLEQRSGWILLKNRN from the coding sequence ATGTTAAATAGGAGGAGAGGAAATTTATTTTTAGCAATATTTCTGGCTTTCATAGGAAACTTTGTTTTGGCTCAAAAACAAAAAAGAGTAGAAATTGCTGCAAAACCTGGTGCTGCTTCTTTAAGGGCTGGTGTCTTTATTGACGTGAATGCACCAAGTTACCCGGAATCCGGCTATCCTATCACTCAATTGATAAAAGATGTCCTTATATCCGGAGGTACGTGTACCAATTCCAGTGTAAGCAACGTAACCGTATCTCCCAACTTACCGGCCAGCAATCAGAACCGAAGCTGGGGATATTTCAATAAATCCAATACCAATTTCCCGTTCAGCAAAGGAATTATACTTTCAACAGGGTATGCTGCAAAAGCAGGGAATACGTTCCAGGGAACCTTAAGTGATGATCTGGGAACAGGAGGTGATACAGATCTCGCCAGCGCTTTGGGGATCGGTAATAACAGTCTTACGAATGCTACTTCTATAGAGTTTGATTTCGTAGCGGCTTCTACAGAGATTACTTTCAGATATTTATTTGCCTCAAAAGAATATCAGCAGAACTTTCCGTGTACCATTACAGATGGTTTTGCCCTGTTGCTGAAAAAAGCAACAGATCCTAGTTATACCAATCTTGCAGTGCTTCCCGGTGGAGCAGGACCTGTAAGCGTTACCAATATTCATCCGCAATATCAAAACTGCGGACCCAAAAACGAAGCCTATTACGGCGGTACCAATACCGCTCAGATCGAAACTAATTTTAACGGACGTACCATTCCTCTTACCGCAAAAGCAACTGTAATTCCGGGAGAAACGTATCATTTCAAAATTGTTCTGGCAGATTATCAGGATCCTAACTTTGATTCAGCGGTGTTTCTGGAAGCAGGATCATTCGATATTGGAGTGAAAATTCTTGACCCTGCAGGAGTACAGCTTCCTCCGTCTGTCAATATGTGTGATAATACACCACAGACTTTTACCGCTTCAGTTCAGGGACCCAATATTACCTATCAATGGTACCTGGGAACCAACCCGATTGCAGGGGCAACCAATGCAAGTTATACAGCTACGCAGCCGGGTGTATATACCGTAAAAGTATTTATTCAGGGGAATTCATGTCCGGGAGAAGCTACCATTACAGTAGTGGGTGGTACATCTCCTACGGTTCAGAACGCAACCTTAACAGCTTGTTATGCTGCCGGAAATGCTACTTTTAATTTAACATCAGCACAGGCTTCAATAAGCACGACTCCGGGAGCTGTGTTTTCATACTATACTACATTGGCAGATGCTAATGCAGGAAATGGCAATACAATTCCTAACCCGACAGCGTATCAGAGTGCGGGCGGAACCGTATATGTAAGAGTTGCCAATGGTTTCTGTGCAAAAGTTGCAGAATTACAGCTGGTAAAAGCACCACAAATGATCCCTACTATTGCTCCACCAATAGTACTTACCTGTGCCAACTCTCAGACTACACTGGATGCCACAGCTTCAGTTTATCCGGCAGGTGCTACATTCAACTGGACCACTACAGGAGGAAATATTGTATCCGGAGGAACCACCTTAAATCCCGTGATCAATGCAGCCGGAACCTATACCTTAACCATAACAAAAGTTTACCAGCCTGGAAATGTCACCTGTACAGCGGTAGGGACTGTAACGGTAACAGGGAACAGTGCGCCGCCGGTTACCGGGCTTACAGCTAGTAAAATAAAAATCTGTAAAGGAGACTCTACAACATTGACTGCTTCAGGTGGGGCTACCTACAATTGGGGCAATGGTCTTACCGGAAATGGAAATACTCAGGTTGTTTCACCTACTGTTACCACCACTTATACGGTAACAGCGGTAGGAGCAAATGGCTGTGTATCTCAAAATCCTGCTACCATAACAATAGAAGTATCAGAACCTTTTACAGCACAAAATGCAATCCTTCATAAGTGTTATCAGCCAGGATTGGCTTTTAATCTTACTGAAGCACAACCTCAGATTACTGCTACTACAGGGGTTACTTTTACTTATTATGTAAATCAGGCTGATGCCAATGCTGCTAACGGGAATTTTATTGTCAATCCTACAGCATATACACCACCGGCAAACCAGACAATATATGTGCTGGTAAGCAATGGAGGCTGTAGCTATGTAGTATCTCTTCAATTGTTGAAAACAGCTGAAACTACTCTTACGATTGCCGCACCACAAACAATTACCTGTACAACACCACAGATTACAATCAATGCTTCTGCATCTGTTGTACCTGCCGGATCTACCATTGCATGGACAACAACAGGAGGAACGATTGTGTCAGGAGGTAATACGCTTACCCCTGTAGTGAGTGCCGGAGGTACTTATACTTTAACCGTTACAAATGTTTCGCAGCCGGGAAATCTCAGCTGTACCTATACTTCAACCGTAACTGTACAGGAAGATAAAGTGCAGCCGGTAGCCGCTGTAGTTTCATCACAGCCCCGTATTTGTGTAGGAGAATCTGTAACATTAACCGCTTCTGGAGGAGTAACGTATAACTGGGGTAATGGTCTTACCGGAAACGGAAATACTCAGGTGGTTTCACCTACAGTAACTACTACCTATACTGTATTTGCCGTTGGGGCTAACGGGTGTATCTCTGCTACAGCAGCAAGCATAACCGTTCAGGTAGGTCCTCCTATTGCAGGACTTACTGCATCAAAATTTAAAATCTGCGAAGGAGAATCTGTTACATTAACGGCTTCGGGGGGAATTACCTATAACTGGATAGGTCTTACCGGAAATGGAAATACCCAGGTGGTTACACCTACCACAACAACAGAATACTCAGTATATGCACTGGGAGGAAACGGTTGTAGTTCTGTAAACCCGGCGAAAGTTAAAATTGAAATTGTTCCGGCAATTGTTTCTACATTAAAAGATGTTTTTGTCTGCGCTGGAGATAAAGGAACTCTTGATGCCGGTTCAGGGCTCAATTATACTTATTTGTGGAGTACAGGAGCAACTACTCAGACCATAACGACTAACATTCCAGGTACCTATTCTGTGACAATCAGTAATGGGGTTTGTTCCAAAACATTCTCAGCTCAGCTGATTAACCCTGATCTTCCGCAGTTTACCAATGTTGTTTATGATAATCATATTCTGACGCTTACAGCAAGTAATCCTACGGGAGGTGTTTTAGAATACTCAATAGACGGAGGATTAACATGGCAGCCATCCAATGTATTTTCAGGTATTTTGAATAATACAATGTATACACTGATGGTAAGAGTAAAAGGTGCTAAGTGCGGTACTTCACTGGACTATTTTACCTTTATTATCAGCAATGCCATTACTCCTAATATGGATGGGGTAAATGATACCATAGATTTCTCAGGAATCAGCGGATATAAAGATTTTGCAGCTTCCATCTTTGACAGATACGGAGCCGAAGTATTCAAGGCTTCTAAAGGGAATGTCATATGGACCGGATCTTTAAAAGGAATTAACCTTCCTACTGCTACTTATTGGTATAGGGTACAATGGGAAAATCCGGCCAGCAAGAAATTGGAACAACGTTCCGGCTGGATTCTTTTAAAGAACAGAAATTAG